From the Streptomyces sp. 846.5 genome, the window GCCGATGCATCGAAGTTCGACGAGATCCCGGGGGACTACCTCAAGTTGGCGGTGGGGGGCACGGAAGTGCCGGCCGGATGGCTCCGCTATGCCGACGCGCACGACCGCGCCCATGACGCCGCCATGGAAGCCGTGCCCCACCCGGGCAACGCGAGTACCGACCGTCTCCTGCTCTATTTCACCTCTGGCACCACAAGCCGGCCGAAACTCGTCGAGCACACCCACCTGTCGTACCCGGTCGGCCACCTGTCGACGATGTACTGGCTGGGCCTTCAGCCGGGTGACGTCCACTTGAACATCTCAAGCCCGGGCTGGGCCAAGCACGCGTGGTCGAACTTCTTTGCGCCATGGCTGGCCGAGGCCACAATCTTCGTCTACAGCTACGCCCGCTTCGACGCCCGAGCCCTCATCGAGCAGATCCGGACCGAGGGGGTGACGACCTTCTGCGCGCCGCCCACCGTCTGGCGGATGCTGATCAACGCGGATCTGAGTGGCGGACCGGGCAGCCTGCGCGAGGCGATCGCTGCGGGTGAGCCGCTCAACCCGGAGGTCATCAGCCAGGTCCAGCGGCACTGGGGCCTCACCATTCGCGATGGCTTCGGGCAGACCGAGATGACCGCCGCGGTGGCCAACACCCCTGGCCAGCCGCTGAAGTCGGGGTCCATGGGCCGCCCGCTTCCGGGCGTCCCCGTGGTGCTCACCGACCCGATGGGCAACCAGGTCGAGGGCGTCGGGGAGGGCGAGATCTGCCTCGACCTTTCACGGTCCCCTTTCACCTTGATGACCGGTTACCAGGGCGATCCTGAGCGCAACGCCGCAGCGATGGAGGGCGGTTTCTATCACACGGGTGACGTCGCGTCGCGTGACGAGGACGGCTACATCACGTACGTCGGCCGTACTGACGATGTCTTCAAGGCGTCGGACTACAAGATCAGCCCGTTCGAGCTCGAGTCGGTGCTCATCGAGCACCCTGCCGTGGCGGAGGCCGCGGTTGTTCCGGCTCCGGACGCGGTCCGCCTGGCGGTGCCGAAGGCGTACGTCGCTCTGGTCGAGGGGCACGAGCCCAACGCCGACACCGCACGGTCAATCCTGCGGTACGCCCGCGACCACCTCGCGCCATACCTGCGCGTGCGGCGGATCGAGTTCTACGAACTGCCGAAGACCATCTCTG encodes:
- a CDS encoding AMP-binding protein, with product MSTTTTALRAGRDQLQKLRAAYEDALSSFSWPDVGPTFNFAHDWFDTYARGNDQPALVITEEDGTRASYSFGDMACRSDKVAAHLAAQGLGRGDSVVVMLGNQVELWESMLGLIRLGAVIMPTTTAVGPAELTDRLDRGNARAVICNPADASKFDEIPGDYLKLAVGGTEVPAGWLRYADAHDRAHDAAMEAVPHPGNASTDRLLLYFTSGTTSRPKLVEHTHLSYPVGHLSTMYWLGLQPGDVHLNISSPGWAKHAWSNFFAPWLAEATIFVYSYARFDARALIEQIRTEGVTTFCAPPTVWRMLINADLSGGPGSLREAIAAGEPLNPEVISQVQRHWGLTIRDGFGQTEMTAAVANTPGQPLKSGSMGRPLPGVPVVLTDPMGNQVEGVGEGEICLDLSRSPFTLMTGYQGDPERNAAAMEGGFYHTGDVASRDEDGYITYVGRTDDVFKASDYKISPFELESVLIEHPAVAEAAVVPAPDAVRLAVPKAYVALVEGHEPNADTARSILRYARDHLAPYLRVRRIEFYELPKTISGKIRRVELRRRENEVEGNRPAGEYRDDDFPELKR